From a region of the Paenibacillus segetis genome:
- a CDS encoding DegV family protein: MSQVVIVADSTADVPQAMLSEYGIHIVPMRVAFGEESFQEGIDITAVEFYDKLAKSRELPTTSQTSPSQYVEVYRKLMQDNPGASIISIHLSSGMSGTYQAALLAKTMLEEELGEDLDITVIDSLCATYGFGLQVVHAARLAKQGLAAKDIAAQVIDLGKQRRLYFLVDTLEYLQKGGRIGKAAAILGTLLNIKPILSVDSEGIIYAVDKARGRKRALSRVIELFIKDFGDHKDLNIAVCDAVNPEGTEEFLKLMSEHFTLHEVVRTNIGAVVGTHVGQGTLAVFVWPA, encoded by the coding sequence ATGAGTCAAGTCGTTATTGTAGCCGATAGTACGGCAGATGTCCCGCAGGCCATGCTTTCTGAATATGGTATTCATATTGTTCCAATGAGAGTGGCATTTGGAGAGGAATCTTTTCAAGAAGGCATTGACATTACTGCGGTGGAGTTCTACGACAAGCTGGCGAAGTCACGTGAGTTGCCAACGACTTCCCAGACGTCTCCATCCCAATATGTTGAAGTTTACCGTAAACTGATGCAAGACAATCCCGGTGCTTCGATCATTTCAATTCACCTCTCATCTGGCATGAGCGGCACGTATCAAGCCGCGTTATTAGCTAAAACGATGTTAGAGGAAGAGTTAGGTGAGGACCTCGATATTACCGTGATTGATTCTTTGTGTGCTACATACGGTTTTGGTTTACAAGTGGTTCATGCTGCTAGATTGGCTAAGCAAGGGCTGGCAGCTAAGGACATTGCTGCTCAGGTGATTGATTTAGGCAAGCAGCGTAGACTTTACTTTCTAGTAGATACGTTGGAATACTTGCAGAAGGGTGGCCGAATTGGGAAAGCCGCGGCAATCCTAGGCACACTTCTTAATATTAAACCTATTCTTTCCGTAGATTCAGAGGGCATTATATATGCGGTAGATAAAGCAAGAGGTCGTAAACGGGCGCTATCCCGTGTTATTGAGTTATTCATTAAAGATTTCGGTGATCATAAGGACCTAAATATAGCGGTTTGTGATGCTGTTAATCCGGAAGGCACGGAAGAGTTTCTGAAATTAATGTCAGAGCACTTCACTTTACACGAAGTGGTTCGTACGAATATAGGAGCCGTTGTAGGTACACATGTCGGACAGGGCACACTAGCAGTGTTCGTGTGGCCGGCTTAA
- a CDS encoding stage VI sporulation protein F codes for MASYQTYGISPQLVERIKLKMKNPAVKDRVKNLVDGLTKSDLQDRAKVRRLVKSASKVLNENLTSADEDKIVQFVVDQKIDPRNTLHLIKLWGMFR; via the coding sequence TTGGCGAGTTATCAAACATATGGAATTAGTCCGCAGTTAGTCGAGCGAATCAAGCTCAAAATGAAAAATCCAGCTGTGAAGGATCGGGTCAAAAATCTTGTAGACGGATTAACCAAATCAGATCTACAGGATCGCGCAAAAGTGCGTAGACTCGTTAAGTCGGCGAGTAAGGTGTTAAATGAAAATTTGACTAGCGCAGACGAAGACAAAATTGTGCAATTTGTGGTCGATCAGAAAATCGACCCGCGTAATACGCTCCATTTAATTAAGCTATGGGGTATGTTCCGGTAA
- a CDS encoding LacI family DNA-binding transcriptional regulator → MIYISTRKEVAKLAGVSEATVSRVINDVGPIKEETKQRVLQAAKQLGYIPSSLASSFARRRSGSLGVVMPYLPKARLFSAYYFSEILSGIGGIAREESYDLLMLFRDPNEVMDYNRLFRMRKIDACIILGAKEEYGELEALRRLKDEGHPFCLINQHFEGESFHEVDADHVEGSWQAVMHLLQQGYRRIAFLNGPLAYSNSRDRLSGYIRALEEAGIEWDPSLQFEGNFSRKSGISAAEDIVPCLDKIEAIAVANDRMAIGLQQGLRKLGITEEKMPAIVGYDDSEVAELTTPALSSVRVPFYNLGEIAATSVLEMLRNGIPVEDPIRIKLPVSLVVRESSLVKNDSEGHFTPQKIKED, encoded by the coding sequence ATGATTTATATCTCTACTCGTAAAGAGGTTGCAAAGCTAGCTGGCGTATCTGAAGCGACCGTATCTCGTGTAATTAATGATGTGGGTCCCATCAAAGAAGAGACGAAGCAACGGGTGCTGCAAGCGGCTAAACAATTAGGCTATATACCAAGTTCGCTAGCAAGCAGTTTTGCACGTAGACGAAGCGGAAGCCTGGGGGTTGTTATGCCTTATTTGCCTAAGGCACGCTTGTTCTCGGCATATTATTTCTCAGAGATTTTGAGCGGAATCGGTGGTATAGCACGGGAAGAGAGTTACGATCTGTTAATGCTCTTTCGTGATCCTAATGAAGTCATGGACTATAATAGGCTGTTTAGAATGCGGAAGATCGATGCTTGTATCATACTTGGTGCCAAAGAAGAATATGGTGAGCTTGAGGCCCTACGTCGTCTGAAGGACGAAGGTCATCCCTTCTGTTTGATTAATCAGCATTTTGAAGGAGAATCATTTCATGAGGTTGATGCTGATCATGTTGAAGGAAGTTGGCAGGCTGTTATGCATTTGCTTCAGCAAGGATATCGGAGAATTGCTTTTCTAAATGGTCCGCTGGCTTATTCGAACAGTCGTGATCGCCTGAGTGGTTATATCCGTGCTTTAGAAGAAGCCGGTATAGAATGGGACCCTTCACTACAATTCGAAGGTAACTTTAGCCGTAAGAGCGGGATCTCAGCTGCTGAAGACATTGTGCCTTGCTTGGACAAAATTGAGGCTATTGCTGTAGCGAATGACAGAATGGCGATCGGTTTGCAGCAGGGACTAAGAAAGTTGGGTATTACGGAAGAGAAAATGCCTGCAATCGTTGGTTATGACGATTCGGAGGTAGCTGAATTGACTACGCCTGCCCTAAGCAGCGTCCGAGTTCCCTTCTATAATCTAGGTGAAATTGCTGCTACTAGTGTACTCGAAATGCTGAGGAATGGAATTCCCGTAGAAGATCCAATTCGGATCAAGCTTCCTGTTAGTCTCGTCGTGCGTGAGTCATCTTTAGTTAAGAATGACTCCGAAGGTCACTTTACTCCACAAAAAATAAAGGAGGATTAA
- a CDS encoding TetR/AcrR family transcriptional regulator produces MTPRTREQNEEIRRSRMSQIVNAAADVYLDKGMLMEIRDVALQAGLGYGTVYHYYKNKGDLLHDLLWQAMERASDWMYDIATHGNSTQRELKSVVVSLMEHWAEDHAMYLLCKLQCDDFRSLFEEQTTQQLSAAYQEKMIIPLARIIGYGTSRSLSVATRKAEMLLAAMTGCTLAPLSRGSLSEDARDIADFLCEGLIQHKQVQT; encoded by the coding sequence ATGACTCCACGGACGAGGGAACAGAACGAAGAAATCAGGCGAAGCAGAATGTCTCAAATTGTGAATGCTGCGGCCGACGTTTATTTGGATAAGGGTATGCTTATGGAAATTCGGGATGTGGCTCTGCAGGCTGGTCTGGGGTATGGAACGGTCTATCATTATTACAAGAATAAAGGTGATCTGCTTCATGATTTGTTATGGCAGGCTATGGAGCGGGCATCTGATTGGATGTATGACATAGCCACTCATGGTAACTCTACTCAAAGGGAGCTCAAATCCGTCGTTGTTTCGCTTATGGAACATTGGGCGGAGGATCACGCAATGTATTTGTTGTGTAAACTCCAGTGTGATGATTTTCGTTCATTGTTTGAGGAGCAAACTACACAGCAGCTAAGCGCTGCTTACCAGGAGAAAATGATTATCCCATTGGCCCGAATCATTGGGTATGGAACCTCACGGTCGTTGTCAGTCGCAACAAGGAAAGCGGAGATGTTACTCGCCGCGATGACCGGTTGTACCTTAGCTCCCCTCAGTCGTGGAAGCTTGAGTGAAGATGCCAGAGATATCGCTGACTTTCTGTGTGAGGGTCTGATTCAACATAAGCAAGTCCAAACTTAA
- the recG gene encoding ATP-dependent DNA helicase RecG, with amino-acid sequence MNLTEIMVGKVNGVSALKAGELHAFGISTVNDLIEYYPYRYEDYRLRSLTEVKDGDKITVQAKIIGVPVLQRYGGKSRLSCKMIAEDWMFTATWFNRHFLRDQLTVSREIVLTGKWDQRRSQLTVSESEFPDKGTLRSGSLQPVYSVGGNITQAWMRKSIGQALLQYGEMIPEILPQELLDEYHLMARKRAIQRIHQPQDSEEGQAARRRMVYEELFLFQLKLQAYRAMNHERMDGVRHEVDNATIREFVRSLPFELTDAQKRVELEILHDMRASFCMNRLLQGDVGSGKTVIAAIALFAAVKSGHQGAFMVPTEILAEQHVRSLTKLFEPFGIAVGLLTGSVTGRRRKDLLGSLQMGLIDIVIGTHALIQEDVFFRSLSMVVTDEQHRFGVNQRSILRRKGFNPDVLSMTATPIPRTLAITAFGDMDVSTISERPKGRKPISTYWVKQDMMDRVLGFISREVLQGRQAYLICPLIEESDKLDVQNAIDLYVSMSQAFPDFKIGLLHGRMTASEKEEVMRGFYDNEIQLLVSTTVVEVGVDVPNATLMIVMDADRFGLSQLHQLRGRVGRGEHASYCVLIADPKSEVGQERMKVMTESDDGFEVARRDLELRGPGDFFGTKQSGVPEFRIADMVSDFAVLEAARDDAARLVREPSFWTSPQYEPLRSYLRREQILQGELID; translated from the coding sequence ATGAATTTAACAGAAATTATGGTTGGAAAAGTTAATGGCGTGAGTGCTCTGAAAGCTGGAGAGCTTCACGCCTTTGGCATTTCTACAGTAAATGATTTAATTGAATATTATCCATATCGTTATGAAGACTACCGACTTCGCTCGTTGACTGAGGTCAAGGATGGGGACAAGATAACGGTACAGGCCAAAATTATAGGTGTTCCCGTATTACAGCGGTATGGTGGTAAATCCAGATTAAGCTGTAAGATGATTGCGGAGGATTGGATGTTCACGGCTACTTGGTTTAATCGTCATTTTCTCAGAGACCAGTTGACGGTGAGCCGGGAGATTGTACTGACGGGAAAATGGGATCAACGGCGCAGCCAGTTAACGGTGTCGGAGTCAGAGTTTCCGGATAAGGGAACTTTACGGAGTGGAAGTCTTCAACCTGTTTATTCCGTTGGCGGAAATATCACACAGGCTTGGATGCGTAAGAGTATCGGACAAGCTTTGCTCCAATATGGCGAGATGATTCCAGAAATATTACCGCAGGAGCTCCTGGATGAATATCATTTGATGGCCCGCAAACGCGCCATTCAGCGTATTCATCAGCCGCAGGATAGTGAGGAAGGTCAAGCTGCTCGGCGGCGGATGGTATATGAGGAGCTGTTTCTGTTTCAATTGAAGCTTCAAGCATACCGAGCGATGAATCACGAACGTATGGATGGTGTGCGTCATGAAGTCGATAATGCGACGATCCGTGAGTTCGTACGTAGTCTACCTTTTGAGTTGACGGATGCGCAGAAAAGAGTTGAACTTGAAATTTTACATGATATGCGCGCTTCCTTTTGTATGAACCGACTGTTGCAAGGGGATGTTGGTTCAGGTAAGACGGTGATTGCGGCGATTGCTTTATTTGCAGCGGTTAAATCCGGACATCAGGGCGCTTTTATGGTACCAACCGAAATTTTGGCGGAGCAACACGTTCGCTCATTGACCAAGCTGTTTGAGCCATTTGGGATTGCTGTAGGCTTGCTTACGGGAAGTGTTACGGGTAGAAGACGGAAGGACCTGCTGGGCTCATTGCAGATGGGCCTGATAGATATTGTGATTGGGACACACGCATTAATTCAGGAGGATGTCTTCTTTCGTTCTCTGAGTATGGTTGTGACCGATGAGCAGCATCGTTTTGGTGTGAATCAGCGCAGCATTTTGCGGCGTAAAGGATTTAATCCTGACGTGTTGAGCATGACGGCAACCCCAATTCCACGAACGCTGGCTATTACCGCATTTGGTGATATGGATGTGTCTACGATATCGGAGCGTCCCAAGGGACGTAAACCCATCTCAACTTATTGGGTGAAGCAGGATATGATGGACCGGGTACTTGGCTTCATATCACGTGAAGTATTACAAGGGCGTCAGGCGTATCTTATTTGTCCATTGATCGAGGAGTCGGATAAGCTGGATGTTCAGAATGCAATTGACCTCTATGTCTCGATGAGTCAGGCCTTCCCGGATTTCAAAATAGGCTTACTACATGGCCGAATGACGGCATCCGAGAAGGAAGAAGTCATGCGTGGCTTCTACGACAATGAGATACAGCTACTCGTGTCAACGACGGTTGTGGAAGTCGGCGTCGATGTTCCAAACGCAACTTTGATGATTGTGATGGACGCAGACCGTTTCGGTCTGTCACAGCTTCATCAGTTGCGGGGGCGGGTAGGCCGGGGGGAGCACGCGTCTTATTGCGTGCTCATCGCCGATCCGAAGTCAGAGGTAGGTCAGGAACGGATGAAGGTCATGACCGAAAGTGACGATGGCTTCGAAGTGGCTAGACGGGACCTAGAGCTGCGCGGGCCCGGCGATTTCTTTGGCACGAAGCAGAGCGGTGTGCCGGAATTTCGAATTGCGGACATGGTCAGCGATTTCGCTGTGTTAGAGGCGGCGCGGGATGACGCCGCAAGATTGGTGCGCGAACCGTCCTTCTGGACATCGCCACAATATGAGCCGCTGCGAAGTTATTTGAGACGTGAGCAAATACTACAAGGTGAATTGATTGATTAG
- a CDS encoding Gfo/Idh/MocA family protein yields MKQLRIGMIGYKFMGKAHSNAYRSLPMFFPQAIKPEMSVICGRNAGAVNQAAVQLGWSDSVTDWRELISREDIDLIDINAPSNAHKEIALAAAKAGKHIFCEKPLALTLEDAREMLHAAEEAGIVHMVGFNYRFSPAVRLAKKLVESGRLGTIYHFRAWFLQDWIMDPEFPLVWRLQKEIAGSGSHGDLGAHLIDLAHFLVGDIHEVIGMSETFIKERPIATEMTGLSAKGSKDDPKGPVTVDDATLFLARFENGAMGSFEATRFAAGHRSTNSFEINGSLGSVKFDFERMNELEVYLTSDHEDVQGFRRVLATDPAHDYAEAWWPPGHTIGFEHTFIHEMLELSSAIEEGRQPEPNFHDGVKCQAVLEAVERSIDERRWVNISEM; encoded by the coding sequence ATGAAGCAACTACGTATCGGAATGATCGGTTATAAATTTATGGGCAAAGCTCACAGTAATGCATATCGAAGCTTGCCGATGTTCTTCCCCCAGGCCATAAAGCCGGAGATGTCTGTTATTTGCGGGCGAAATGCTGGCGCGGTGAATCAGGCGGCAGTTCAGTTAGGCTGGAGTGACAGTGTCACGGATTGGAGGGAACTAATCTCTCGGGAAGACATCGATCTTATTGATATCAATGCACCTAGCAATGCGCATAAGGAAATTGCGCTGGCTGCAGCTAAGGCGGGTAAACATATTTTTTGCGAAAAGCCGCTTGCGCTAACTTTAGAGGATGCTCGGGAAATGCTACATGCTGCTGAAGAAGCGGGTATCGTTCATATGGTCGGATTTAACTATCGTTTTTCTCCCGCGGTAAGATTGGCGAAGAAGCTTGTGGAGAGTGGAAGATTAGGCACTATTTATCACTTTAGAGCTTGGTTCTTGCAGGATTGGATTATGGATCCCGAATTCCCATTGGTTTGGAGATTACAGAAGGAAATCGCTGGGTCAGGTTCACATGGTGATCTTGGTGCTCATCTCATTGATTTGGCTCATTTTCTAGTTGGTGATATACATGAGGTTATCGGGATGAGTGAGACCTTCATCAAGGAGCGTCCGATTGCCACGGAAATGACGGGCTTAAGCGCTAAAGGAAGTAAGGATGATCCTAAGGGTCCTGTAACTGTTGATGACGCGACGTTGTTTTTAGCCCGTTTTGAAAACGGTGCCATGGGTAGTTTTGAAGCAACGCGATTTGCCGCTGGACACCGCTCAACGAATTCTTTTGAAATTAACGGAAGTTTAGGTAGTGTGAAATTTGATTTTGAACGGATGAATGAGCTTGAAGTTTATTTAACTTCCGATCATGAGGATGTACAAGGATTTCGCCGAGTTTTGGCAACAGATCCTGCACATGACTATGCCGAAGCATGGTGGCCGCCGGGGCATACGATTGGTTTTGAGCACACGTTCATTCATGAAATGTTAGAGCTGTCATCCGCTATTGAGGAAGGGCGACAGCCAGAGCCTAATTTCCATGACGGAGTGAAATGCCAGGCCGTGCTTGAAGCCGTTGAACGCTCGATTGATGAACGCCGCTGGGTGAATATATCTGAAATGTAA
- a CDS encoding ThuA domain-containing protein has translation MRKALIVWGGWDGHEPEQVAGIFAAILRQEQFEVEVSNTLEAFADAKKLMGLDLIVPVWTMGEISQELVDNVSAAVQNGTGLAGCHGGMCDSFRNNVDWQFMTGGQWVAHPGNDGVTYTVEIRQSTSPLVEGIEDFSVTSEQYYLHVDPAVEVLATTRFPVVDGPHALNKAVDMPVVWSKRWGIGRVYYNSLGHHADIVEMPQVQELMRRGLLWAADGKRIALSAEQEVPTLRNSYSGMGDSQ, from the coding sequence ATGAGAAAAGCATTGATCGTCTGGGGCGGCTGGGATGGACATGAGCCGGAGCAGGTTGCAGGCATTTTCGCAGCCATTTTACGACAGGAGCAGTTTGAAGTAGAAGTATCGAATACACTGGAAGCCTTTGCGGATGCAAAGAAGCTCATGGGATTAGATCTTATTGTCCCGGTATGGACGATGGGAGAAATCTCCCAGGAATTAGTTGATAACGTATCGGCAGCCGTGCAGAATGGAACAGGACTAGCGGGTTGCCATGGTGGAATGTGCGATTCATTCCGCAATAACGTAGACTGGCAGTTTATGACAGGAGGGCAATGGGTAGCTCATCCTGGTAACGATGGCGTTACATATACTGTAGAAATCAGACAGAGCACAAGTCCACTAGTTGAGGGGATAGAGGATTTCAGCGTTACCTCGGAGCAATATTACCTGCATGTCGATCCCGCTGTAGAGGTGCTGGCAACAACCCGTTTTCCTGTAGTGGATGGACCTCACGCGCTGAACAAAGCAGTGGATATGCCCGTAGTTTGGAGTAAACGTTGGGGGATAGGGCGTGTATATTATAACTCTCTAGGCCATCATGCGGACATCGTTGAAATGCCCCAAGTACAAGAGCTGATGCGAAGAGGATTATTGTGGGCAGCGGACGGTAAACGAATTGCCTTGTCTGCAGAACAAGAAGTCCCTACACTTCGAAATAGCTATAGCGGCATGGGAGATAGTCAATAA
- a CDS encoding Gfo/Idh/MocA family protein, whose protein sequence is MNKVKVGIIGCGKISGIYMENCQKFEILDLVACADMDLKRAQEQADKYNIPHVYTTEELLNDPAIELVINLTIPAAHAEVSLKALEAGKHVYVEKPLAVTTEDGRKMLESADSKGLLVGSAPETFFGAGIQTALQLIEDGKIGRPVAATSFMMSRGHEHWHPDPEFYYAAGGGPMFDMGPYYLTALVQLLGPIRTISGMTSKALQERTITSEKKAGQKIPVDIPTHVAGTIQFQDGAIATLITSFDIFGGSDLPPIEIYGTEGTIQVPDPNTFGGPVKIRRKGESEWTEQPLLPGYDENTRGIGPADMAYAIVTGRQHRASGQLAYHVLEAMWAFHDSSDSRSHYEMKSTCSRPLALPLGLAPYTLD, encoded by the coding sequence ATGAATAAAGTAAAGGTCGGCATTATCGGGTGCGGAAAAATTAGCGGTATTTATATGGAAAATTGTCAAAAGTTCGAGATACTGGACCTTGTTGCTTGCGCTGATATGGATCTGAAGAGAGCTCAGGAGCAGGCGGATAAATATAATATTCCTCACGTCTATACTACCGAGGAATTGCTTAATGATCCTGCGATTGAATTGGTTATTAATTTAACGATTCCGGCAGCACATGCAGAGGTCAGCTTGAAGGCGCTTGAGGCTGGAAAACATGTATACGTAGAAAAACCACTGGCTGTTACAACAGAGGATGGTCGCAAAATGCTGGAGAGCGCAGACTCCAAAGGACTATTGGTCGGAAGTGCACCGGAAACTTTCTTTGGAGCGGGAATCCAAACGGCGCTTCAACTGATAGAAGACGGAAAGATTGGCCGTCCTGTAGCAGCAACCTCATTTATGATGTCTCGGGGGCATGAGCATTGGCATCCAGATCCTGAATTTTACTACGCTGCCGGAGGGGGGCCGATGTTTGATATGGGGCCCTATTACTTAACAGCGCTAGTGCAACTACTGGGTCCGATTCGTACGATATCGGGAATGACTAGTAAGGCACTTCAGGAGCGGACCATCACAAGTGAGAAGAAAGCAGGACAAAAGATTCCGGTAGACATCCCGACTCATGTCGCGGGAACAATACAATTCCAGGATGGAGCTATTGCCACATTGATTACCAGTTTTGATATTTTTGGAGGTAGCGATCTTCCTCCTATCGAAATATACGGTACCGAAGGGACGATACAAGTACCTGATCCGAACACGTTTGGTGGCCCGGTCAAGATCCGCCGGAAAGGTGAAAGCGAATGGACGGAGCAACCTCTGCTACCAGGATACGATGAGAATACACGTGGTATTGGACCAGCGGATATGGCGTATGCGATTGTTACGGGAAGGCAGCATCGTGCCAGCGGCCAGCTTGCTTATCATGTGCTTGAGGCGATGTGGGCTTTCCATGATTCGTCTGATTCCCGTAGCCATTACGAGATGAAGAGTACGTGCAGCCGTCCTCTAGCGTTGCCATTGGGACTTGCGCCATATACCTTAGATTAA
- the map gene encoding type I methionyl aminopeptidase — protein sequence MIILKSLKEIEQMKPASQIVADCHREIAKIIGPGISTLEINDMVARHITKLGGKQFTKGYNGFPAETCASVNDVVAHGFPSKRKLEEGDIVTIDIVVEYDGWFGDSGWTYAIGQVSPTAEKLMKVTKECLYIGIEKALPGNRLGDVTSAIQAHAESNGFSVVRDLLAHGIGRSLHEEPNFEHVGHAGKGIRLKEGMVLTIEPMINEGTYRISIDDDEWTARTADGKLSAQYEHTVAITESGPQILTAQ from the coding sequence TTGATTATATTGAAATCACTTAAAGAAATCGAGCAAATGAAACCAGCAAGCCAGATTGTAGCAGACTGTCATCGGGAGATTGCCAAGATCATTGGACCTGGGATCAGCACGCTCGAAATTAACGATATGGTCGCTAGACATATTACAAAATTGGGCGGAAAGCAGTTTACTAAAGGCTATAACGGCTTTCCTGCTGAAACATGTGCTTCCGTCAATGATGTGGTTGCCCATGGATTTCCGTCAAAGAGGAAGCTAGAAGAGGGTGATATCGTTACGATTGATATCGTGGTGGAGTATGATGGCTGGTTCGGTGATTCAGGTTGGACTTATGCCATTGGACAGGTGAGTCCGACTGCAGAGAAACTGATGAAGGTTACGAAGGAATGCCTATATATCGGGATCGAGAAGGCGTTACCGGGCAATCGTCTTGGTGATGTGACTTCAGCTATTCAAGCTCATGCGGAATCCAACGGTTTCTCCGTCGTACGTGATCTACTTGCTCACGGAATTGGCAGAAGCTTGCATGAAGAGCCCAACTTTGAGCATGTGGGGCATGCGGGTAAAGGAATTCGATTGAAGGAAGGCATGGTCCTAACGATTGAACCGATGATCAATGAAGGGACGTATCGTATTTCGATCGATGATGATGAATGGACTGCGAGAACTGCTGATGGCAAATTGTCGGCTCAATATGAGCATACTGTTGCTATTACGGAGAGTGGTCCACAAATATTGACGGCCCAATAA
- a CDS encoding DNA polymerase IV has protein sequence MTRQIFLIDGQSFYASVEKAAHPEYRDKPVAVGDPARLNGIVLAACPIAKSYGVTTASRVGEALAKCPELIVIRPRMRTYIQISLFITQIFESYTDLVEPYSIDEQFLDVTGSSTYFGSPHELAKTIQNHVLLSTGVWTRVGIGPTKVLAKMATDNYAKKMPEGIFELSFDKLESTLWKLPVHHMFMVASAMTRHFTRMGLSCIGDIACMELAEFKQRMRREMGKQSDIQAEYYWQVARGIDPSPVVSGIRHQLKSVSHGKALRWSLYTQLKDIEIVLLELVIEVCRRTRRHHYMGSVVSVSAAETDGKRSTWFSRQTTLPQPTSLTHEVAAAAHKLFIEHWSGLPLSNLSISLSQLTDDSTIQLTLFEDRSLAYRKERTIDGIKNRYGSDAIVRASSLMEAGVARERAEQIGGHYK, from the coding sequence ATGACGAGACAAATTTTTCTAATTGACGGACAGTCCTTTTACGCATCCGTGGAAAAAGCGGCTCATCCCGAATATCGCGATAAGCCCGTTGCCGTCGGAGACCCTGCAAGGTTAAACGGTATTGTACTGGCGGCATGTCCTATCGCTAAATCTTACGGTGTAACTACGGCGTCACGAGTCGGAGAGGCATTAGCTAAATGTCCAGAATTGATTGTCATCCGTCCCAGAATGCGGACCTATATTCAAATCTCGCTATTCATCACGCAAATCTTCGAATCCTATACAGATCTTGTGGAGCCTTACAGTATCGACGAGCAATTCTTGGATGTTACGGGCTCGTCCACCTATTTCGGATCTCCTCATGAACTAGCCAAAACGATTCAAAACCATGTGCTTCTATCAACGGGTGTCTGGACGAGGGTTGGCATCGGGCCCACGAAAGTTCTCGCCAAAATGGCGACCGATAATTATGCCAAAAAGATGCCGGAAGGAATATTTGAACTCTCATTTGATAAATTAGAATCCACCCTATGGAAGCTTCCCGTGCATCATATGTTCATGGTAGCATCCGCGATGACCCGTCATTTTACCCGAATGGGTCTATCCTGTATCGGTGATATTGCATGTATGGAACTTGCTGAATTTAAGCAACGAATGCGGCGTGAAATGGGCAAACAAAGCGATATCCAGGCGGAATATTACTGGCAGGTTGCAAGGGGTATCGATCCAAGTCCCGTTGTATCTGGAATACGCCATCAATTAAAATCAGTCAGTCATGGCAAAGCGCTTCGCTGGAGTCTATATACCCAGCTCAAAGACATTGAAATCGTCTTACTCGAGCTAGTCATAGAGGTCTGCCGACGCACCAGGCGGCATCATTATATGGGCTCAGTTGTTTCCGTCTCCGCTGCGGAAACGGATGGTAAACGCTCCACTTGGTTTAGTCGACAAACAACACTACCACAACCGACTTCCCTAACCCATGAAGTTGCTGCTGCTGCACATAAGCTATTCATAGAACACTGGAGTGGATTACCTCTCAGCAACCTAAGTATTTCCTTGTCTCAACTGACGGACGATAGCACGATCCAACTTACCCTTTTTGAAGATCGATCGCTGGCTTATCGTAAAGAACGAACGATCGATGGAATCAAAAATCGATACGGAAGCGATGCTATTGTGCGCGCCTCTTCTCTAATGGAAGCCGGTGTGGCACGAGAAAGAGCCGAACAAATTGGAGGGCATTATAAATGA